A genomic region of Limnohabitans curvus contains the following coding sequences:
- a CDS encoding IS3 family transposase (programmed frameshift) — protein sequence MQRAKYAPEFKDEAVKQVIDKGHSVVDVAKRLGIAEGVLYTWVSKFKKADEPSTNDLKVLQAEMAKLKAELRRTTEERDILKKGRRVLCKAVRVKYAFIQAHRSEFKLTSMCRVLKVHRSGYYAWLHEPLSARARANEVLTAKIKEFYDQSMGIYGSPRIFCDLREAGVACSENRVARLMRVAQIKSVRGYKRPRYKVGKPSLVAPNQLQRQFQHDEPDQAWVTDITYIRTHEGWLYLAAVLDLHSRAVVGWSMGPRMQTSLVLDALTMAVWRRRPKDSVIIHSDQGSQFGSDEFNRWCKDNRLSPSMSRRGNCWDNAVAESFFSNLKSEQIKKRIYQTRAEAKSDIFDYIEGFYNRVRRHKHLDQLSPYEFERQRQTAL from the exons TGTCGATGTAGCCAAGCGACTAGGCATTGCTGAAGGTGTTCTGTACACGTGGGTCAGTAAGTTCAAAAAGGCTGATGAACCATCTACCAACGATCTAAAGGTGCTGCAAGCCGAGATGGCCAAGCTCAAGGCTGAGCTAAGACGCACTACCGAGGAGCGCGATATCCTAAAAA AAGGCCGCCGCGTACTTTGCAAAGCAGTCCGGGTGAAGTACGCATTTATTCAAGCCCACCGATCCGAATTCAAACTCACCAGCATGTGCCGCGTTCTCAAAGTTCACCGCAGCGGCTACTACGCTTGGCTGCATGAGCCGCTCTCAGCAAGGGCAAGAGCCAATGAGGTGTTGACGGCAAAGATCAAAGAGTTCTACGACCAGAGCATGGGCATCTACGGCAGTCCGCGCATCTTCTGTGACCTGCGTGAAGCTGGCGTGGCTTGTAGCGAAAACCGTGTGGCGCGGCTGATGCGTGTGGCTCAAATCAAATCAGTTCGAGGCTACAAACGCCCTAGGTACAAAGTGGGCAAGCCTTCATTGGTTGCGCCCAACCAGTTGCAGCGCCAGTTCCAACACGACGAACCCGACCAAGCTTGGGTGACGGACATCACGTATATCCGCACACATGAAGGGTGGCTGTATTTGGCGGCTGTACTAGATTTGCATTCGCGTGCGGTGGTGGGATGGAGTATGGGCCCACGCATGCAGACGAGCTTGGTGCTGGATGCATTGACGATGGCGGTGTGGCGCAGAAGGCCAAAGGACTCAGTGATCATCCATTCTGACCAGGGTAGCCAATTTGGCAGCGATGAGTTCAACCGCTGGTGCAAAGACAACCGACTGAGCCCGAGCATGAGCCGTCGAGGCAACTGCTGGGATAACGCGGTTGCTGAATCGTTCTTCAGTAATTTGAAGAGCGAACAAATCAAGAAGCGGATTTACCAAACTCGGGCTGAAGCTAAGTCGGACATCTTCGATTACATCGAGGGTTTCTACAATCGAGTTCGACGCCATAAGCACCTCGATCAACTCAGCCCCTATGAGTTCGAGCGGCAGCGTCAAACTGCGCTATGA
- a CDS encoding recombinase family protein, with the protein MQTQQPIRIGYVRVSSADQNVERQLADQQLTVTFTDRASGKNADRPQLQAMLAGNWPPNSVVVVHSMDRLARSLTDLLQIVEELTARGVHVHFVKEAKTFRGGDSTDPMDMLMLSMLGAVAQYERSLIRERQAEGIIKAKERGVYQGRKRKLNDPEQIQQIVAEATALGANKSHVAQRHGLSRQTLYKYVKSLS; encoded by the coding sequence ATGCAAACCCAACAACCCATCCGCATTGGTTATGTTCGCGTGAGTAGCGCGGACCAAAACGTAGAGCGTCAGCTAGCCGACCAACAACTGACAGTCACGTTTACAGACCGAGCAAGTGGCAAGAATGCAGACAGGCCACAGCTACAGGCAATGCTTGCAGGTAATTGGCCCCCAAATAGTGTGGTCGTCGTACACAGTATGGACAGGCTTGCTAGAAGCCTTACCGACCTGTTGCAAATTGTTGAAGAACTAACTGCACGTGGTGTTCATGTTCACTTCGTCAAGGAGGCCAAGACATTTCGGGGTGGCGACAGTACTGACCCCATGGACATGTTGATGTTGAGCATGTTGGGGGCGGTTGCCCAGTATGAACGGTCGCTAATACGAGAGCGCCAAGCAGAAGGCATCATTAAAGCCAAGGAGCGCGGTGTGTACCAAGGGCGCAAGCGTAAGCTGAATGACCCCGAACAAATACAGCAAATCGTTGCAGAGGCTACTGCGTTGGGTGCAAACAAAAGTCACGTTGCACAGCGACACGGACTAAGCCGCCAAACGCTGTACAAGTACGTGAAAAGCTTAAGTTAA